DNA from bacterium:
ACTTGAAAGGTTTTATTGTTGCATCAGTGGAGGTCTTTACCGGATACAACTCTATTTCCCGCTACGTTAAATACAGAAAATCCGGGGATTTGCAAATGTTTAACGAAAGCCTTTCCTATGGGTTTTATTTTTTGGGAACATGGCTATATTCGTTGGCTGATGCCTATGTGGATGCTCATTTATTTAATTTTAAAGAAAAAGTTGAACTGGCATTGTTTCCGAGAGGTGTAAGTTTTGCTTACAAAATTAAATGGAGATGAACTATGCCATACGAAATTCTTGACCACACAGCAGACTTTGGAGTAAGGATATACGGGAAAACCCTTGAAGAGTTGTTTAAAAGCGGTTTTGAGGC
Protein-coding regions in this window:
- a CDS encoding DUF5683 domain-containing protein; this encodes MKFLTFLVLILVGVEGKNPGKAVLMSAFLPGGGQFYNEKYLKGFIVASVEVFTGYNSISRYVKYRKSGDLQMFNESLSYGFYFLGTWLYSLADAYVDAHLFNFKEKVELALFPRGVSFAYKIKWR